aggggcgtTATAAACCCCCCCCGCcagctggatcagctgcttggcggggatctcCCCATCCAAGCAGCTTAttccagggtttaaatgcccctttccgtgctgctgcaaagtggcacggaaaggggcatttaaatcccttgacccgaagcttcctgaagtgattcgaATCGcgtcaggaagctttgattcggggtttctgatttggaaatcctgaatttTTGCAAATTGGGTCCAATTGGGGTACGttacctgaattggaaacccaaatcgcaccccccccccctaatttgaAGTATTATTCCTTTTGCAGAAATTTATGGAAGCTTTAACTTACAGCATGCCATTATTCAGGATTGTGTGTTGGGTACTCGATATGCATATCCGTGATAAGGGCGAATTCACACAGGCTAAAAAAGTGATCTTGGTTTATATTTGAGTGTTTTTGTATACACAGAATATAACTATGAAATATTAGCCTTGAAATAGCAAGCTCCTGAAAATGCCTGGAAATAATATTCAGAATTATTTCACCTTCTTTTATTAGCACAAAAGTAATCTAAATCTTGTTTTTGAAATAGTTCTTCTGTGACTCAGGGGTAGAGCttatgctttgcttgcagaaggacCATGGGGCAATACCCATAGCCAGCATGCTGCAATGGTTAGTGtactgggctaggatctgggatacttgagttcaaatccctactctgccatggaagcttgctgggtgagtttgggccagttgcacacagtCAAACTAACCTcccagtgttgttgtgaggataaaatggagaaaaggaaaatgttATGCTGCTTtgtatccccattggggagaaagatgggatttaaatgaagtttaaaaaaaaaaccttggacaGAAAGTGTTGGAAAAAAGCATTTGCTAACATCTTGGAGATACTTCTACTTCTCCTTCTACTGGCAGTGTAATAATAACAGCATTGCTTATAGCTGTGTTGGtcggcagtagaacagcaggatttgagtccagtggcaccttagaggctaacaagtagagataggcacggaatgaaaaaaaccgaaccacttggtttgtggttcgttaacTTCTATGGAACACGTAATGGACTCAGCCCATTTCTgaaccagttcaaggtttggggggggggggcaggacagcCCCTTTCATGCTTggagaaaaaagcaccctttccccaaacacctccccagtccccagtcagtaagaaaaacaagcaagagaaaagagattTTTCAGCCcattttccagcagccagaagtgcaggccaaagtcccagtcccaatcccaacaccaccaCCAagctcttctccctctcccactctagagaaactgaaaccaggaatcacacggcttcccctatttatggaaatagccaagagattgaacaacacaggagcactctagttggcagaaaaacctgtctaacatggttttggaaggaaaagattggtgttgccatggctgctgaaggcccatctcctcagttgccttggagattctaacccacccccttttcctggctggataggccagagtgggagctctctagttggcagggacagctgccaatcaagcctggaggcctcagattgggggcaagctaaagactgccaccgttgcctgggcgaagGAGTATTTGGCACCAAAAGTGTCCAAACCGGCAACAgaacggtaagaaaagtttgtttggttcggaaAAACACGGACCCACGGAACATgtggttctttgactatgaaCTGGCTGTTCCGtagtttgttttgtgcccatctctattaacaaggttttcagagtgtaaccTTTTGAGAGAGCTCCATTTTTAACTCTCAAAAGGTAGCACTCtgaaaaatctttttggtctctaaggtgcctctggagtCAAATCGTGTAGCATTTGGTggggtggttaagagcggcagcactctaatctggagaaatgggtttgattccccactcctccacttgaagccagctgggtggccttgggtcagtcacagcatctcagaactctttcagccccacccacctcacagggtgattgttgtgaggataataataacacactttgtaaactgctctgagtggatgttaagttgtcctgaaggacggtatataaattgaatattattattatttatactttgcctttctcgctgagtttcagggtggattacacagtagtTCAATACAATCAACGTCTAGGATATTCACTAAACTATACAAAAGGGTATatattgcagaaatttaaaaacagacAGAAATTTCATACAGCTCtgaaacaacatggaaactattcAGTAGAAAcctatagcaacagacagtatgaaGTCTACATTCCTATCCTCCACAGCCTTATTACCTGTGTATAggagccctcctaaataatttggttttgcatagattgtggaaagctgggagggtggaagctttcctgacttcttcaggcagttgttgattttgcccaatttCAGGGTGGCATCTGTAGAAGGTCCTGTTCAAATGACCAAAGTTGCCATTGCAGAGCATAGGGAGATAGGTGTTCCGGCTgatatgaagggctttgtatgtgatagtcaaaaccttgaattgagtccagtaacTGATTGGTGGCTAGTGGAGTAACTGCAGattgggagtaatatgcatgctctgtttaGATTCTGATAATAATCTTGATTACTTAGTATAATCTTTCTAAATATTGGCAATGTTAATCTTGAGAGTCAAGTTTAAGACTAAAATGGATGATGTGCAGAATATATTGGGTGATAGTACTAGAATAAATGGATGTAATCATGTTTATAGTTACAAATACGGTGAAACAGTAGTATCATGAGTAGAAGCTCAACTGTTACTTATCAAAAAATGAAAATATCAAACataagagaagacaatactggaccagtggtctgacttttGTATAAAGCAGCTTCTTGTGAAtctgatctgtgtgtgtgtgtgtgtgtgtgtatgaaatgtaTTAATAGCTGAAACAACTTCATTCAAATTAGGTGGGGAACAAGATTGGCAGTCCTTGCTGTAGGGAACCACATGGCGTGGCAGCCTCCTTGGAACTGAATGTTTTTAATGTCTTAAAAGTATTCACCTACTAGAAATTCCATGTACCAGAATGAGAGCAGCTTGAAAATGGTTCTTGTCAATGGAGATTTGCATAGTAtacttgtttttcattgttttttttctcttttcaggaAACCCAGCGTTTGCTGGCAGAACCTGTTCCTGGAATAAAGGCAGAACCAGATGAAAGCAATGCACGTTATTTTCATGTGGTCATTGCAGGTCCACAGGATTCCCCCTTCGAGGGTGGGACATTTAAACTTGAACTATTCCTTCCAGAAGAATACCCAATGGCAGCTCCGAAAGTACGTTTCATGACCAAAATTTATCATCCTAACGTAGACAAATTGGGAAGAATATGTTTAGATATTTTGAAAGGTAAGTATTTGGAAGTGATACATTTTCTCTTCCATACCTTAAAGTTACAAGGATATTTGAAAGGTTATTTCATACTGTGTCATCTATTAAAGGGAGATGTTGTATATTAAAACTATTGCTTTAATACTCTAACTTTTGTCTTTTCAGACAAATGGTCTCCAGCTTTGCAGATCCGTACAGTTCTGCTATCAATCCAGGCTTTGTTAAGTGCTCCTAATCCAGATGACCCACTAGCAAATGATGTAGCTGAGCAGTGGAAGACCAATGAAGCCCAAGCCATAGAAACAGGTGGGGTATCATTTATTCTCCATTTTACTGATTGATACATTTTAGCTCCCCAAACAGGCTAATAAACACAGTTCAATTTTTTCTGTATACTCACTAGAAGTCATACATAAAAACAGTCCACATATTTCCGATATGGGATATATTTGATCCTTTGGAATTTTGATAACCAGTCCTGGATTTTAGAAATCAGTTCAGTTTTCAAAGTGCAGGTTGTGTCTGAAGGATAAACAGTTTCAGTGCAAGTGTTACTGGCCATTTGCTCACATGAGAAAATGTTGCAGTTGAGCAGGGTGTCTCCACAGAAGCTTCTGTGATCTTGGAGCTATAATTTCTGACCCAAGACTATGACCTCCCAGCAGTCTTGCAGGGCTGATTCAGTTAATAATAGATCAATAAATTTTAAGTTCGCTAATCTTTATCAAGCTGGTAAAGGCTGGTAATTTGACTCCTATAAGTGAGTATTGCAAATGATATGAGAGTTGATATGTCATTAAAAAGAGCTCCAAACTTGTTAATTCTGTGGAATTTTGATATAAGGTAGTGGGCTTCTATGATGCTGCCTTGTCCTTAACcgacagaaatggcaccagaggcatttttaaaattctaaaaataaTTAACTGGTTTATTTACTTTAGGGGGAAAAGGTTAGGTGAAATCAGGGAttgaaatttctgaggtaattcagtgcacgcacacatgcacgctCGCACACGTGCGCACACACGTAAAATTGGAACATTTGCAGACATCAGGTCTTAGTCTCTTCATAGATATTTAAAgacttatgttttgaggcttttttCTCCAAGCACTCTATggtactttcttttagtattttcttctcttttggaGTTAGAAATTCTGGTACCCACATTCtggtaccccaatccccttctcttcacataccagtgctttccttcagttgttaatgGAATCTGAAggcctccacaggcagtttctaaTCACACTTCCTCTCCTTAAAAGATCTCTCCCCTTTCTTTCGCCTGTTTGGAAGTCTGcaaaacctccttgccaacttctcCCAGTTGTCCTGCCGGTGTTAAAAGTGCTCTCCATTAGAATTCCGTCTCCCCACTCTTCACACTCAATCTCTtactctctgctaggactgaaaacagaccctcctctttccagctcatggtACTCGATCCGaggccttggagtagcctgtcactcaaagctctctaatgctgtgagggattaacccttaacagtcctgcagctgtgtgtgaacagcccttccaggctttaaAAAACATGCAATCCATCACCGCTTCACTACAGAAAGGATGCCCAGGGAAATGGGACCATTCACAAAATGACTTAAGGGTAGGGAGGAACATGCGGTTGGGAAGATCTAAGCAAAATAGAAAGTTAGTTTTCTGAATAGGTGCTCCCTGCAGACTCAAAGTGATGCCTCCTAGGGTCTTCACCTGCTCAAATGAGGTCGAGGGAAGACAGGATTGGCCCTTTGCTTTAGAAAAAGAGATGCTTTTAGAGGAAGATGCAAGTAGGCATCAGGATACACATCAATGGGTGCCATGCTGGGGATCACTGGCCACAAGCGTAATTCAGTATATCATGCTTGATAGGTGTAGTTTTGCTACCGATGCTGTACAGAAAAATTAAGGTGCGGAACTAAAAAACTCACTTTTGTATGATGTCCACAATAAAAGGTAACTAAAGCTAGTGTGCAACAACACACCGATGTGTCTtcagtgggggaaaaaaagatgggTTAGCAGAGAATATTGATTCAGATTAACTGAGATACTTTATTTGCTGAtacatgtttctttttttttttttacagccagAGCATGGACTAGGCTATATGCCAtgaataatatttaaaatgtgcTCTAAAACAGTGTGCATCACTTTTTCTTGTTCTGCCAAGacctcttcctttttttgtttgcatttaatGGACACAGTCTTAGAAAACATTACAGAATAAAAACCCAGACATCAATTCTTTGGTGATTTAAATGCGCACTAGCAAATATGTGTCTTGTCCTAATTCACTCCTGTTCCGCATGAGCAGAGGTTAGAAATATCATCAGGATTCTTGTGAAATTGTTTAAAAGCAGTAGCACCTCTCTGCTTTTAatacgttccccccccccccatcatgatTTAAGTGTAAGCACTGTGAATGAAAGTAGTCAGGGTTAGCTGCAGGGATTTTTGTTCTAATTGTGTGGGCCCTTTCTCCCTTTTTTATGGTGATGCTAATTGCATTGGTTAAAGCAGCTAACCAGTTATACTCTAGAATTTGCCCTCTAGCCAAGTCTAACTTAGACGCTGTAGATGGACAAGCTTGGTTGTTTGAACAAAAATGGGAACATTAAACATCCATCACCATCACTAATAATATTGTGATTCTGCTGTCAAGTGTAAAAACCCTCCATTCAAGGAAAAGCTTGTGACCATTTTGTATGGCTTGTCTGGAAAATCTTCTGTAAATCTTATGTTTtagtaaaatattttgttattctaCTTTGCCTTTGTACAGTTTGTTTTGCTGTGTTCTTTTTCACTTGTGACAATcgtatttttttaatgaagttgGATTGGAACATTTTATTTTCACCAACCTAACAAGTGTAGTAAAATATTGGGGTTTTTTGCTGGCTTGCATTAATAGGCCATGCCACATTAATGTGTTCATAATATTTTtggttttgtgtttttaaaacagcCTCTGGTAAACGTAATCGCTTGTCAGAGTCCAGCTAAGTTAGATACATCATTGATGTGTATGTACTTGCGATATTAAGTACCACTGAAGCAGGAAGCTAGCGaaacaaacagcaattttgggTGTATATGTAatttgtctgtcttgtgctaAGTATTATCAGGTATCAGACTTTACATTTAAAGAACTTGCATCGTAAAACAAAAATGGATCCTACAGTCCAAGTAACTGATTGCTAAGGCATTTGTAGCTAGCCTTGTGAACGCTGGCTCTACCTGCAACCATTCAAGCTACTTTCTCAACCAGTTTTTTCTTTACTTAGAAGATACAGGTGACTTTTTTCTTTCCAACCATTGCATAAACATGTATATATCTCATGGGAGACTGTCTTGACCCCTTTAACTTCCTGTGTTTTTCTAAAATGTTATTTTCTGACCCTACTCCTTTGCCTTGACCACCTTCTGATCTCTGTGCTTTCAGTGTGGCCAGTATGCTGCCAGCTTGTCATGGGGAATGTCTCTTGCAGTTTAGGGAGACAGTATTGATGAAATCCATAATTCTCTCCCCATCATACTTATTCTAGCATTATCTGGGGTTTCTATAGAGTGTGGTGTATGTATTGTGCTCTTATGTAAGATAAAGAATATCTATTAAAATACCATTTTCAACAGACAAAAGTGCTTTTAGTGATGGTATTATCCCTCAAATTAACTGTATGATAGCATGCAAACCTGGTGATGATCCAGTTTAACAGAACAGGGATGGTTTCAAAAAAATCAGGTTTTCAGATTTTGTTGGATTGCATCTTGCCTAGCAGTTGGTCCCTGTTTGTTACTGACAAATGACACCATTGCTGTAATAAGCCGAATGATAATGATGCATATTCTCGGATTTTACAAGTATATGTTTTTATGTGTATCCCTGAATGAACATAAAGACACATACTTGCATTGCAGCACGATCCTAAGCATGCTTACTTGGAAACAGGTGCTACGGCGTTCTGCAGGAGCTATTCTGTACTAAGTGTGCTTATGATCGCATCCTTATTTCTTTAACTTGGATGTTCACATAAGAGGTGACCTTGTATTGTGTGTTTTGAAACTCACTGACACATTAGTATTTTCTTCTGACATGCAAAGCATTTTTACTTTGGGACTACCCTTTTTCTTCTCATATGACAGCAGAATTCTTGTGTTTTGTAACTTCTGAGACAGATAGAATATGTTCCCAGAAATAAATGCTATTAAAAGTTTgcttaaaagaaaatgttttaatcAGCAGCATGTTGGAAGTCTTAAATACATGTGAAGCTGTACTGACTGAATGTTGCATAGTTTTTGGACGTAGGGAATAAGGCAGTCAAATACAGCACTGTTCTAGACCCATTTGTATAGAAGTGAGCCTGAGTGGGACCTCACATAGGAACTCCTATGCAAATGTGCACTTTCAGCATATGCTGAAATTTCTCCTGTTGGAATAATCAAAactaaaatgtatttattggGATTGTCTCGCTTTCTCTTGCATGTGGGCAAATACCTTAAATGTATATAACATTAAATGTCTGAATGgtcattttaaaatttcattgtgGCCACACCAAAAGTTAACCTTTTCGCTGAGCTCTACAGAAGTATATACACATTTCCTTCTCATTAGCTGCTTTAGAAGACCTGAATGTGTCTTTTAAATGGCTTTTGGGTTAGACATGCACATTTCATTCTAAACTGGGGAGTCAAGAGTATTCTTTGTGGGCAGCTGTTAAGAGATGTTTCAAAATGTCCCTCTATTAGAACTTGAGATGTTGATTGTGATCACAACTTCCAGACTAAAGGTCCGGACATGTGTGAATTCTTAAGCTCTCTAATcttaactaagggccaaactacatgtaataatcatacatttaaaaaaacaaaaacatattaGTAACTACAGGATTGAGAGAGGGGGAGACAAATTGAATATTGGTGCTTGTAAGTTTTCCCCCATGGGGAAAATTATGTGCATGATTTAAATTGGGGAAAATGATGCTAGTGGAGGGATAATCCCCTCCTAACATGCTACTGCAGTTTATCTTATATTTAAGTGGGAGGTCCTGACTATGAATCTACTACatctgtagtttggccctgagagtaagCATTACAAATTAAGGATTACTACTTTTGAATATAGGAACATAACTCTCAAGTTATGCTTGAATCATATTTGTGCAGTTATGGAACTAAAGACTATCTGACGTAATACTATGCTGTTATGTGCCCCTTCAGCAAACCTAGTCTGTAAAGTTGATGATTCTGGCTGCAGGTTGTAGCCCATTTATTTTGAAGAAGTTCCACTGAGTTCTAATAGGAGTACTCAAAAATAAAAAGGTTGTATATTGCCTGTGATTGATCTCAGGGGGCTAGAGTTGGTCTGCTTTATGATACAGATATCCAAATCTTATTCCATAACCTCTAAAATTAGATCTGCAGCATAAGGGAAATGCATTTGCATTAGTGAGCGTAGACAGAGTTCCTTTACTTAAATTACAATGTGGTTGTTTACTCTTGTATTAATCTGGGTGCTGGTAATTTAACAGGACTGAAGATTTATCTGCTGTTTTATACTGGTTTATTTATGATCCCTACGCTTAAATTAAGACTGTGTTTGCAATAACCACTTATCTTTATTAAACATTAGATAGTCCTTGTGTTTGCAGTAAGATTCTTGAAAGAAATGAAGATTCTCAATGTCACACACATCCATGGTTTGCATGGATAGATGGCTTAACTGATAAGTAAATATACTGAATGTTAACTGTAATTATGGCCTAAAACAATGGTGAGTTTTATGCTTTTGAAGGAAGCATATTTCTGGCACATCATGGTTCATGTAACACATCTCATGGGTGACTTGAATCACAAATTATGTGTATGTAAGCTTAATGTACATTCCTGCTGTTTTAGGGTTATTTTGAAATGCCTGATAGGTTCTGTTTAACATCTTCTGACTGTAATGTTATGACACTGAAATAAAAGGAAGAGTGATTATTCATTATAAAGTGAGCTTCTCATTTTAAGAAAGTCCCCTATTCTATCAGTAAACACTGTCCATTGTTAGGAAAACAAATGCTTCAGTTCCAGGTAGAGGGGAAACTCAAGAACTGTGATTAAGGGTGAGACTTTTCTCTTTGTTTACCAAACACATACTAAAACTGGAATTTTGATAGTCTAAAAGGTCCTCTGGTATTGTGACTGAATTATGTTGGAACCCATAAATAGTATCCATTCAATAAAGCTGTTTTTTATACTTTTCATTTCTGATCCCATTGCTATAATGAGTCACCCAAACACATGGATATTTACATAAATTTCAGAAAGAAAACTTGTTTCACTTAAGTTTCCAAAATATATTTATCAAAATTTCCTATACTGCAGTATTTAGTTTTCTGCCTATATTGTATTTCATGGGCGTAACATTCAGTTTCTGTAGAAGGTAAAGCCAGAACTGAACTGGCTTAGAAGAGATTCCACCTTCAAGGTGTCAATAAGGAAATTGTTTAGCTGGGGTTGATTCtttgtcccccccgccccccccccccccggtaatttCCATGGGTTTAGGGAAGAGGCCATAGCAGTGGTTAAGGCCACTGTTGGTTACATAGATGGACTCAGAAGCATAGTTTATATGAAAGGCCTTTGCCACCTGCCATATCAGGCAAGAGTAAGAAACCAGAAGGAACATATGGTATCTTTCCACTGTAGAATAGATAGGTTAAGAAATAAGGAGCCCTTCTGCATGAGACCAGtgtcccatctagtccagcatcttctcTCTTAGTGTCCAACCAGTTGCTATGACAACAGGGCATAGACAACAGAGCCTGAgcccttcccctgaagttgcctcctgacattggtattcagaggttccttTTAGTCGCCATGggtagtagccactgatagcctTGCCCTCCATGACTGTCCAATCCCTTTTTAAATCTGTTTATGCCTGTGACCACCACTACATCTTCTGGCATTGAATTTCATGTCCTGTTAATTGCATAAAGAAGTATCTCCTTTTGTCAATGACAGGTGAGCAGGAAAATACAGGTTTGAATCTTGAAACAACCCTATTCTCCATGATGGTTATTCTGCAAGTTCTCTTTTTGTTATGGTATATAGGAAAGATAAGCAATACAGGATCCACAGCAAGATGCACTTGCATAGAGTCAGATTGACAAAGGATATGCATTGAGCTGATGCTTCTCCAGCTAAAACTCCAGCATGTGAAATTTGCCTGCTGAGATAGTGAGATATACCAGAACAAGGAGATATTTTATACCTTATCTTGCATCAGCCACAGAGAAAAATAGTAATGATATCTAAGGAGTATTTTTCTTTTCAGACCCAATGCCATCAGAATACATTCAGGTCTTCTGAGATCCATCTGATGCATATGATGGATTATAAAAGCAGCTTGGTACAAAATGTTCAAACTATGCTTCCACCCGTAGTGACAGAGAAACCTAACAAGTGCTTCTTGCAAGTTGGCATTGCTCAGAATGTCCAAAGGCCTAAAAGATATGAGGTGCTAGTTCTATAAACTGCTCTTGGCTTGAGATAAGCTAACATGTTTTGAGGCATGATCACTTGGTAAAAGTTTGCTTCAGATGTAGGGGCTTGGGAGGGCGGTGGGGGGACTGATGTCTTATATAATGGGATGCAGATCCTAATGCATTATAAGATATCAGGTGCTACCTTTTCAGCAACTGTCCTTCAAACTTCATGGTAATTAGTCCTGAAATAGCCTGATCTCAATAAAATAATCATGAACCATCATAATAGCCATCAAACAAGCAAGTCCAATATTATATTGTATCTGgcaatatttgagtccagtgacaccttaaagaccagagtataatcttttgagagtcaaagctcctttcttcagatacaagtaggaatggagattcttgagcctttatatcccactctGGAGGTGCAAggagtgttgcaaagaagggtgtCAGGATAAAGCTTGCTTCGAGCAGAATTAGCATCTGTAGCGAGATAAGAATCCTGTATCTGTTCAGACAGGTAGTGGGTGTGTTcctttgttctgaatttgtgaatgaactcaattcACCAATCGCCTTTGAAGCTTCTCTGAAGACTTTCACATTtatgtcagcaatggaatgtcctagaAGATTAAAATGGTCTCCCACTGGCTTGAGTGTTGTGATTTATGTctgttcttttgcatagggactaaCCTATGtatccaatgtagagagtggaagggcattgcttaTACCtcatagcatatataacattggaagttgaacaagtgaatgaacctgagacggTATAACTGGCGGTGTTAGGTCTGGTGCTTGTACAGTTGGAATGTATATGGGGACAgtgttggcatcttggtttaaaTAACCCAAGTGTCATCAGTGCCCTCCACTCTGCACTGAACAAAACAGATCAGACCATACACAAAAGAATGGACatgaatctgacattaaaaatcacaacactaaaAATCCAGTGGGCATCTACAGTTCCATACAAATGAGTAACAGCTTCTTGCATACGAATTGCCTTTCACAATCTTGAGTTCAGTTAGGGAATGTTCTTTTACCATGTAAACTACACACACTGCACATGAAGCTTTAAGAATACTAGGAACAACTCCTTCCCAGAAGGAAACAAAGTAAAAATATTGATTACCGTGTTCCATATTCTAGTTAGTTATCTGTAGCAGTAACTTGATTACAATATATATGGAGTTGGTATTTTtcctttaatttgttcataaaaacCCAGCAAAATACAACCCATCTATACTTTTTTAAATTGCTCAACTGTAAATCCTATAAAACATAAACGCATAGCATAGAAGTAAAAAAGATTCAAATTCTTAAGCATCAACGTCATACTTTTTATAA
The Eublepharis macularius isolate TG4126 chromosome 9, MPM_Emac_v1.0, whole genome shotgun sequence genome window above contains:
- the UBE2N gene encoding ubiquitin-conjugating enzyme E2 N, whose product is MAGLPRRIIKETQRLLAEPVPGIKAEPDESNARYFHVVIAGPQDSPFEGGTFKLELFLPEEYPMAAPKVRFMTKIYHPNVDKLGRICLDILKDKWSPALQIRTVLLSIQALLSAPNPDDPLANDVAEQWKTNEAQAIETARAWTRLYAMNNI